The DNA segment TAGCTTTTGGGGTACGCCATTCCAAATGCCTGTCAAGGCTAAAACACTATGCACAAAAGCCAATAGTGTCATCAATAGATTAACGTAACCCGCAGGTCTAGGGCCTGTGCGGCTAGTAATCGCAGGTAACCACAAAATTGAGAATAATGCCCCTAAAAGAGTGTAGAGGGGTACTATCCAGACTGTTTGGACAAAAAATGAACTCATGCTCATTTACCTATCTAAAATTTGCCAACAGCACTAGTAGTGCGCGTTGCTTCGCACCAGTAGAACTATATTCTCTGGTCAAAAAAATTAGTTACATCTAACCAGCCATTTGGCTAGTTTTGAAAGAAGAAAGGGAGAATAAAGCTTAATTAACCAACTTAAGTAGGCTCATAATCTATTTAACTCTCCCCAACTCGAAATTTGTAACAAATTAATCCCTCTATCGATATCATAGGACGAAATCATCATAATGAAAAGTCAAATATAGTAATCTGAATGATAGAATAAAGTCTATTAAAAAAACCTTTAGGAGATAGAGATGATTAAAAACGCCACTATGCATCAACTGCGGGTTTTTGAAGTTGTGGCTCGCCATTGCAGCTACACTAGGGCTGCGGAAGAATTATTTCTAACTCAACCGACAGTCTCTATGCAAATGAAGCAACTTACCCAGGCTGTTGGTTTACCACTGTTTGAACAAATTGGTAAGCGCCTCTATCTCACTGATGCCGGACAAAAACTCTACACTACCTGTAAAGATATTTTTGATCGCTTGTCTCAGTTTGAAATGGATATCGCCGATATGAAAGGGATGAAGCAGGGACAATTGAAGTTATCTACAGTGACTACCACTAAATACTTTCTCCCTCGGATTTTAGGACCATTTTGCGATCGCTACCCAGGAATTGATGTCTCGTTAAAGTTTACTAATCACGAAGGGATTCAACAATATCTCCATGAGAATTCCAGCGACTTATATATCCTTAGCCAAGTCCCAGAAAATCTAGATGTAGTCTCTTACAAAGTGATTGAAAACCCTTTGGTAGTTTTGGCTCCCTATAATCACCCGCTAACTAAGGAAAGGCAAATCCCTATAGCAAGAATCGCAGAAGAACCTTTTATTATGAGGGAATCTGGCTCAGGTACGCGCCAAGTAGTCCAAAAGCTCTTCGATCGCCACGACTTGAAGTTGAAAGTCCGGTTGGAACTCAGTAGTAACGAAGCAATTAAGCAAGCTATTGTGGGAGGCTTGGGTTTATCTATCTTGTCTCGCCATACCCTAGCTCTCGAAGGTATGACTAAACCCTTAGCTGTATTGGATGTTGCGGGTTTTCCCATCCAAAACTATTGGTATGTCATTTACCCTAGTGGTAAACAACTATCAGTTGTGGGGCGCACTTTCCTTAATTATTTACAGCAAGAGGGAGAGCAAATTACTGAAGCGTCTGCTTTCTTTAACTAGGAACTCGGCTAAGCGATCGCTGGGTTGAAAATGCACGATCGGCTACAAAAATCTGGGGGCTGTTTTACCAATTTCTAACCACAAGTCCCCAATCTCCAATTTGGTAATTAAGCTTAGACACAACAACAGCACCTTTGTCGTCTAACTCAATCACTTCCTCTAATACAAACGTCGTCCCAGAGTCGCTTCAAACAACATTTGAAACCGTTGCTCCCTGGTAATTAAATGAGGAATTATGAGGACTGAAACAAGGTGCTGCTATTGGTTTTAGACGAGACAGACATAGAATGAAACAGCGTTGATACCTCTCAACTAATTTTACTTCAACTGTGCTGTGTTAATCTGCCTTTCAGAAGCTTTTAATTGGCTTCTATTAATAGAATAACATCATAGTTTTTGGGCACAAGTATTTGAAATCAAACTTTACGATTTGGTGAGTAAGCGATCGCCCCCAGGTTATACCAATTCACCTTGAAAACGCTACAAATCTTGGGTAGGGGGCGGTTGCTGAAGTGCCAGAACCTGCGTCTGGCACCGCAACCTCCGCAATGCATTGCGCCCCTACAGAGGGTTAATATGTAGCAGGTAAATAGTGAATTGGTATTAAGAAATCTTGATACTGTCGATCCGTTCTGGCTTCAGCCAGCAATGAAGTATACCTTATAGTTAGGCGATCGCGGTTCTTTGGTAGCAGCTAGGTCATCCCACTCTAAAATGTTACTTGGTCTGGATGAGATTAACTCTAGAGACAGGTTGAGGTAAAGGCGGATTATGGCACTGATTGTTCAAAAATATGGCGGGACTTCTGTAGGCTCAGTAGAACGGATTCAAGCGGTAGCGCAACGGGTTTGTCAAACTGTGGCGCAGGGAAACTCGGTAGTAGTAGTAGTCTCAGCAATGGGGAAAACTACCGATGGTTTGGTAAAGCTAGCTCAAGAAATCTCGACTAATCCCAGTCGCCGAGAAATGGATATGCTCCTTTCGACGGGGGAACAAGTAACCATCGCCTTGCTGAGTATGGCTTTGCAAGAATTAGGACAAGCAGCCGTCTCTTTAACAGGGGCGCAAGTAGGAATTGTCACTGAAGCCGAACACACCCGCGCGCGCATTTTGGAAATCAAAACCGAACGGATGGAACGACATCTGCAAAACCAAGAAGTAATCGTCGTTGCGGGTTTCCAAGGAATTAGCACCAGTACGGACTTAGAAATTACAACTTTGGGAAGGGGAGGATCGGATACTTCCGCCGTTGCCCTAGCTGCTGCCTTAAAAGCTGATGTATGCGAGATTTATACTGATGTTCCCGGTATTTTAACTGCTGACCCCCGCTTAGTTCCCGATGCTCAATTAATGGCAGAAATTACCTGCGATGAAATGCTGGAATTAGCCAGTTTGGGAGCCAAAGTTTTGCATCCTCGCGCTGTGGAAATTGCCCGTAACTATGGGGTTCCTTTGGTGGTGCGTTCCAGTTGGACAGACGAACCAGGGACAAAAGTTGTTTCGCCTCAGCCTCAATCTCGTTCCCTAATAGGCTTGGAAATTGCTAAACCCGTCGATGCGGTAGAATTTGACACAGATCAAGCCAAAGTCGCCTTATTACGAGTTCCAGACCGCCCAGGAATTGCGGCTAGTTTGTTTGGAGAGATTAGCGATCGCGATATTGATGTCGATTTAATCATTCAATCGATCCACGAAGGGAACACTAACGATATTGCATTTACTGTAGCTAGAAACATCCGCAAACGGGCTGAAGCAGTGGCTGAAGCGATCGCCCCTACTTTATGTCGTTCTAGCCCCATAGAGACTAATTCCGAAGTCATCATCGATGAGGATATCGCCAAAGTCAGTATAGCTGGCGCGGGGATGATTGGTCGTCCTGGAGTTGCAGCTAAAATGTTTGCGACACTAGCTGCGGCTGGGGTGAATATTCAAATGATTTCCACCTCAGAAATCAAAGTTAGTTGCGCGATCCACATGGCTGATAGCGACTTAGCTTTGGGAGTTTTGTGCGATACTTTCGAGATTCAAGAATCTCCAGTCAAATTAGGTAACGCTAGCCCCCAGAAGAGCCATGAAGCCCCAGTTAGAGGCGTGGCACTAGATTTAAACCAAGCCCGTCTCGCCATTCGTCACGTGAGCGA comes from the Merismopedia glauca CCAP 1448/3 genome and includes:
- a CDS encoding LysR family transcriptional regulator, giving the protein MIKNATMHQLRVFEVVARHCSYTRAAEELFLTQPTVSMQMKQLTQAVGLPLFEQIGKRLYLTDAGQKLYTTCKDIFDRLSQFEMDIADMKGMKQGQLKLSTVTTTKYFLPRILGPFCDRYPGIDVSLKFTNHEGIQQYLHENSSDLYILSQVPENLDVVSYKVIENPLVVLAPYNHPLTKERQIPIARIAEEPFIMRESGSGTRQVVQKLFDRHDLKLKVRLELSSNEAIKQAIVGGLGLSILSRHTLALEGMTKPLAVLDVAGFPIQNYWYVIYPSGKQLSVVGRTFLNYLQQEGEQITEASAFFN
- a CDS encoding aspartate kinase, with protein sequence MALIVQKYGGTSVGSVERIQAVAQRVCQTVAQGNSVVVVVSAMGKTTDGLVKLAQEISTNPSRREMDMLLSTGEQVTIALLSMALQELGQAAVSLTGAQVGIVTEAEHTRARILEIKTERMERHLQNQEVIVVAGFQGISTSTDLEITTLGRGGSDTSAVALAAALKADVCEIYTDVPGILTADPRLVPDAQLMAEITCDEMLELASLGAKVLHPRAVEIARNYGVPLVVRSSWTDEPGTKVVSPQPQSRSLIGLEIAKPVDAVEFDTDQAKVALLRVPDRPGIAASLFGEISDRDIDVDLIIQSIHEGNTNDIAFTVARNIRKRAEAVAEAIAPTLCRSSPIETNSEVIIDEDIAKVSIAGAGMIGRPGVAAKMFATLAAAGVNIQMISTSEIKVSCAIHMADSDLALGVLCDTFEIQESPVKLGNASPQKSHEAPVRGVALDLNQARLAIRHVSDRPGMAAKIFGLLAQNNISVDTIIQSQRCHIIDGIPTRDLAFTVAQGDAKQAQTLLSQASADFGGGDVLLDEEVAKVSIVGAGMEGNPGVAAKMFTSLAQAGINIQMITTSEIKISCVVSQEQGTLALQTVHQAFELSGSQKFEVAA